The Desulfobotulus pelophilus genome includes a window with the following:
- a CDS encoding PulJ/GspJ family protein, whose protein sequence is MKERLSNTWGFTLMELVVSMGVMGILGAVLLSQLIHHMDVHDRQKARTDTQQKVRAVLGWMEDEFRMAGFNAVVSPLPGSGVIRASSDYFAFFYRQGSGDDWKRLDYYFHPVDQGLRRKERNDLGEDGAVARLLEDVRLQFTYLDRHNHVIRNPHPEDYGRIRAVRIELGALYKDRKGREGRVDFMTTVQCRNLGVGF, encoded by the coding sequence ATGAAAGAAAGGCTGTCCAATACATGGGGATTTACTCTGATGGAACTGGTGGTGTCCATGGGAGTTATGGGAATTCTCGGTGCTGTGCTTCTCAGTCAGCTGATCCATCATATGGATGTCCATGATCGCCAGAAAGCACGGACGGATACCCAGCAGAAGGTACGGGCAGTTCTGGGATGGATGGAAGATGAATTTCGCATGGCAGGATTCAATGCTGTGGTTTCGCCCCTTCCCGGCTCGGGCGTTATAAGGGCTTCATCGGATTATTTCGCTTTTTTTTATCGTCAGGGTTCCGGAGACGACTGGAAGCGCCTGGATTATTACTTCCATCCAGTGGATCAGGGGCTTCGGAGGAAAGAACGCAATGATTTGGGTGAAGATGGTGCCGTTGCAAGGCTTCTGGAAGATGTTCGTCTGCAATTTACCTATTTGGATCGTCATAATCATGTGATCCGGAATCCTCATCCGGAAGATTATGGACGCATCCGCGCTGTGCGCATTGAGCTGGGAGCCCTGTATAAGGACCGTAAGGGCAGGGAGGGGCGTGTGGATTTTATGACAACGGTGCAGTGCCGTAATCTGGGGGTGGGTTTTTAG
- a CDS encoding type IV pilus modification PilV family protein yields MEKCFCHKTGFTLVEVLMSMLLLGITGLAVFSVQISSMQAINRAAILTEAAALASQELEIFQILPMDVFLNYGEKTTGGEWKKTKEVSGAGGQRIYTLYWNVIQDVPVSGMARIALEVHWKDRGQERRIFFEALKTGLL; encoded by the coding sequence GTGGAAAAGTGTTTTTGCCATAAGACGGGTTTTACACTGGTTGAAGTTCTCATGTCCATGCTTCTTCTTGGTATCACCGGTCTTGCTGTGTTTTCTGTTCAGATCAGCAGTATGCAGGCCATTAACCGGGCGGCCATTCTTACGGAGGCGGCGGCTCTTGCATCCCAGGAACTGGAGATTTTTCAGATTCTTCCCATGGATGTTTTCCTGAATTATGGCGAAAAGACGACAGGGGGTGAATGGAAGAAAACAAAGGAGGTCAGTGGGGCTGGTGGCCAGCGGATCTATACCCTTTACTGGAATGTGATTCAGGATGTTCCGGTATCAGGAATGGCAAGGATTGCATTGGAAGTTCACTGGAAAGACAGGGGACAGGAAAGGCGCATCTTTTTTGAAGCCTTGAAAACGGGCCTGTTGTAG